One genomic window of Chitinophagaceae bacterium includes the following:
- a CDS encoding phospho-N-acetylmuramoyl-pentapeptide-transferase — protein MLYYLFKYLETCCDFIGAGMFDYISFRAGMAIIVSLLISLVFGKSLVKFLHRQQVGETIRDLGLEGQMQKQGTPTMGGLIILAAIIIPTLLFARIENVYVITMLISTVWLGLVGFLDDYIKVFKKDKRGLAGRFKIVGQVVLGIIIGSILYFNKGVVIRRELVNTPIAIPLIAADSTQIEKVSARFVDAKLPITTIPFVKNHEFNYSKLISWMGDGAEKYTWIIYIIIVIFIITAVSNGANMTDGIDGLATGASAIIGATLGVFAYLSGNILTADYLNIMYIPNSGELLVYAAALIGACIGFLWYNAYPAQVFMGDTGSLALGGILATMAIIVRKELLIPILCGIFLVETVSVMVQVTYFKYTKRKFGEGKRIFRMAPLHHHYQKLGYAEPKIVTRFWIVGILLAIVTMVTLKIR, from the coding sequence ATGCTGTACTATCTTTTCAAATACCTCGAGACCTGTTGCGACTTCATCGGCGCAGGGATGTTTGATTACATCTCTTTCCGTGCCGGCATGGCCATCATTGTTTCATTGCTGATCTCTCTTGTATTTGGAAAATCGCTTGTCAAATTTCTTCACCGGCAGCAGGTTGGTGAAACCATTCGCGACCTGGGGCTGGAAGGACAGATGCAGAAACAAGGAACACCAACCATGGGCGGACTGATTATTCTGGCAGCCATCATCATCCCGACTTTGCTCTTTGCCCGCATTGAAAATGTATATGTGATCACAATGCTGATTTCTACCGTATGGCTGGGCTTAGTTGGTTTTCTTGACGATTATATCAAAGTATTCAAAAAGGATAAACGCGGACTTGCGGGCAGATTTAAAATTGTAGGTCAGGTTGTGCTGGGCATCATTATCGGATCCATTCTCTATTTTAATAAGGGCGTTGTCATTCGCAGAGAATTGGTGAATACACCCATTGCAATTCCCCTCATCGCTGCCGATTCTACACAGATTGAAAAAGTGTCAGCACGTTTTGTTGATGCTAAACTTCCAATCACGACCATTCCATTTGTAAAAAATCATGAATTCAATTATTCAAAGCTGATCAGTTGGATGGGCGATGGTGCGGAAAAATATACCTGGATCATTTACATCATCATCGTCATCTTCATCATCACCGCTGTTTCCAACGGAGCCAACATGACAGATGGTATTGATGGACTCGCAACCGGAGCCTCGGCTATTATTGGAGCCACACTTGGTGTGTTCGCTTATTTGTCGGGTAACATTCTTACAGCGGATTATCTCAACATCATGTACATCCCGAATTCGGGTGAGCTGCTGGTATATGCAGCGGCACTGATCGGTGCATGCATTGGATTTCTTTGGTACAATGCTTATCCCGCGCAGGTTTTCATGGGTGATACCGGTTCACTTGCATTAGGCGGCATTCTCGCAACGATGGCCATCATTGTAAGAAAGGAATTATTGATTCCCATCCTCTGCGGCATTTTCTTGGTAGAGACTGTTTCTGTAATGGTGCAAGTGACTTACTTCAAATACACGAAAAGAAAATTTGGTGAGGGAAAAAGAATATTCAGAATGGCACCACTGCATCATCATTATCAAAAGCTGGGATATGCGGAGCCGAAAATTGTAACGCGGTTTTGGATTGTGGGAATTCTGCTGGCTATTGTTACGATGGTGACACTGAAGATCAGATAG